The nucleotide window tatttactatacatatttttaaaaatgtttattaaaattttttagcatttaattttaatatttttgctagatattttttagttattcagtttaattatatttttgctacttttagttgtgatttattacttttttatatttagttataagaaatattatttttgttaataatttttttttatgagtttttcataattttactattaatttttagtttatttaatttttattattttgcgatattaattatgattttttatactttaattcaatttaaaaaactaattaatattactttatcttaaaacaaaaacaaaagcaaaaactataTAGTCTTATAGACTCAGCAAACGGTTATAACAACATTGTTTGTATAGACTACAGCACTTAACGCCTAAAAAAGTGAATTCGATATCAAATTCATACTAATTCCCTAGCTTACatgcctatatacatacatttacgcCTTCGAGTATAATGAGTATATATAATTTAGACTCACAAACGTTACtagtttctaataaaatatttagctaCCAGTTTCACATATTCTAAAATCGTATAAATATGCTAAGCTCTTAACTTCTTGTTTCTTCTTTCTACAGCTGCTATCGAGGCAAATAGacaattcttatttttatttttttacttttctcgcAGTTGCAaaacaatatataatacaaCACAGTTGACATTAAACAAAGTGAGCGCTTAAAAGTAACACTTTGAGTGCCTACACTGAATTGACGTGGTTTCgaaaacatttaaatacaaaGTGAAGCagtacaaaaaatacaaaaaaaaaaaaacagaaatcgagcagtaaaaataaaacataaattattcataaaaaataagcaaaaaatacacaaataaaatttacatacgagtacaaaagtacacagcagcaacaaagtgAGCGCAGCAACAGCTAAGGCgtacaattaaaaacaacaaaggaaTAAAACGCAGCTTAATAACACTTAAGTGAATTTTCGCTTTAAGcgcaaattatgcaaatatgcgagcacatattgtttgtttgtttgtatgtgttatgcatgaacgtatgtatgtgtgtgtatacgtAATTAATATCTAACCAAAGTCCAGCAGCCCGTAGACTCATCGCGCCGATAGTAGCGTGGTCGATTGTCCCGAAACACGGTGATCGCGGGAAATTGATTATCCTGTATGAATTTGATGGTAGCGCGTATCTATAAGATGAAGAagatgaagaaaatattaatatctatattttgtttaaagcaTTTGCCTACACTTACCTGCATTGTAAAATGTGGCGGCTCCACATCCGGACTCGTCGAGAGATGTTGCAAGAGGAATTCATCTGTCTGTGAAAGCCACAGATCAACGCCACGTAATGGATCATAATTGAAGGGCCCAATACGCAACATACCCAACGAGGAGTCATAAATGTCCAAGACCTATTAGAGTAGAGTGTAGAAAACATATAgatcaagaaaaataaaatttaaaatcaataatatataaatatttaccgatTGTGCACCCATAAAATTGCGCGCATCACGCAATTGCCTGTCTGGTCCTCGATCTAGAAAGGTTGCTGGAAATATTTCCCCAGTTTTTATATTAACACCCACACCATATATGATCGGGTAGTTGATATCGCCGCGCGGTATGGTGTTTAGCTCACCGACGCAGGCTTGTGTTAAATCGATTTCGAGATGATGCTTATGGAATGATTCTGTGGTGGAGAGAGTAATAAAGAGAAATATAGTatagtagaaaaataaaataaaatatatagaaaatatagtttaatGTCAAAGGTTTTTTCATTGGTCcactaaataattatataaaaaattgtacatatTATCAACTCTATATTATTCCAAAATGTATGTCTATGGGTCACTTTCTAAGAATATTCGACTTCGTCTACGGACTTCAAAGGAAAAGAACATctttatttgtcttttttctCAAAGTTAGACATCAATACTTTGCAAGAATTATGTTCAGGAAGTCCAGTAACCACCTACCTTTCTCGATGAAGAGCTTAAATAACGGTAACCCTTGCACGACCGCGTTTTCAGTAGTAGGTTGAACTTATATCGATACAGTCTTGGTTTTGAGTTATGAAATAATGTTCTACGAGTCCCCTTCCGTTGACTACGGTGCTACTATTAGGTTAGACcaatattttgcaattataaAGGGTCGAATTAAAAGatacaaaaactttaaaaaattttgatttctttgGATTTTTAACTAAGACTTGTCAGTTGGTATATCGATGGTCGGAAGAAAAGTAAAATTGGTTTTGACTGCAAATGATGAAAAAGTtactagaaaaaaattaaattttgcgtttttcagttttcaattattattaaatattaaattcatcctttgaatattaaaatacttttaaatttatattttaaaaaatacagctTTCTACGCTCATAAATGTCCTGCGCTTAGTTCAAAAGATGCAATTTTATATATACCCCTGCGTATACAAGCTTCATTTATAACCCATTCAGTATACTTACGCATTATGCTGTAGAAAACCTCCTCGCCATATCCTTGTGGATCTCGGTAGCCACCAATTAATTGCAACTCAATACGTCCCTCTGGATAACCTAAGGCCAACTCTTGGACGCGTGCAACCATTGTGCAAACAGCCTCGTCTATGCCGTTGCCATCAAAGTGCGCCAAAGCCACAGCGCCTGAACCTATGCAACAGAAAAATAACATAGAAGATGTTAAAGGATTAATGATGGCACAAGACATTAGAAATACTTTTGTTACAAACACAAATGGCGCACATAAGTAA belongs to Zeugodacus cucurbitae isolate PBARC_wt_2022May chromosome 6, idZeuCucr1.2, whole genome shotgun sequence and includes:
- the LOC105209252 gene encoding protein N-terminal asparagine amidohydrolase; the encoded protein is MVLVLNGVLQDDCPMDTNSLFLQHPVYRDYAQQLLSIPRKSVGPVGLLYVGQREMAAAAPHDKNINIIGADDATTCIIVVVRHSGSGAVALAHFDGNGIDEAVCTMVARVQELALGYPEGRIELQLIGGYRDPQGYGEEVFYSIMQSFHKHHLEIDLTQACVGELNTIPRGDINYPIIYGVGVNIKTGEIFPATFLDRGPDRQLRDARNFMGAQSVLDIYDSSLGMLRIGPFNYDPLRGVDLWLSQTDEFLLQHLSTSPDVEPPHFTMQIRATIKFIQDNQFPAITVFRDNRPRYYRRDESTGCWTLVND